The following are encoded together in the Desulfurobacteriaceae bacterium genome:
- the radA gene encoding DNA repair protein RadA, with protein MGKKKTVYVCQTCGFKSFKWAGKCPDCGSWGSFVEEVEFSKPSNIRTSWVKPTRKEPLPLSKVGEEKAERIFSGINEFDRVLGGGVVKGSVMLLSGEPGIGKSTFLLQLSEKFSRYGKVLYITAEESPEQVALRAKRLGITQDEIYLLAENNLEEIANFIEKVEPSFAIFDSIQTFYLPYIESAAGSVSQVRECAAFITNISKSKKITSFIVGHVTKEGNIAGPKVLEHIVDGVFQFEGDRGYNFRVFKSLKNRFGSTGELAVFEMTDRGLIEVPNPSEFFLSERPVGKPGTVVFAGMEGSRPLLLEVQALVTRATFSTPQRRAKGIDVNRLSIIVAVIEKELGYPLRNFDVFVNIVGGIRVDEPAVDLPIAAAIVSSYLERPVKERVVLFGEVGLTGEVRRVKLEELRVKEAEKNGFEAVLDISSILEIPEKVLE; from the coding sequence ATGGGGAAGAAAAAGACAGTTTACGTTTGTCAAACTTGTGGATTTAAATCTTTTAAATGGGCGGGAAAGTGTCCAGATTGTGGCAGTTGGGGAAGTTTTGTTGAAGAAGTTGAATTTTCAAAACCTTCCAATATTAGAACTTCTTGGGTAAAACCGACAAGGAAAGAACCTTTACCTTTAAGCAAAGTAGGAGAGGAAAAGGCAGAAAGAATCTTTTCTGGAATTAATGAGTTTGATAGAGTTCTTGGTGGAGGGGTAGTTAAAGGCTCTGTTATGCTTCTTTCGGGAGAGCCAGGAATTGGTAAGTCTACCTTTTTACTTCAGCTTTCTGAAAAGTTCTCAAGATATGGGAAAGTTCTCTACATTACAGCCGAAGAATCTCCAGAACAGGTAGCTTTAAGGGCAAAAAGGCTTGGAATTACCCAAGATGAAATTTATCTTCTTGCAGAGAATAACCTTGAAGAAATTGCGAATTTTATAGAAAAGGTAGAACCATCTTTTGCAATCTTTGATTCTATTCAAACCTTTTACCTCCCTTACATTGAATCTGCCGCTGGTTCAGTGTCACAAGTAAGGGAGTGTGCTGCTTTTATTACAAACATCTCAAAGAGTAAAAAGATTACTTCGTTCATTGTTGGACATGTTACGAAAGAGGGGAATATTGCAGGACCAAAGGTTTTAGAGCACATTGTAGACGGTGTTTTCCAGTTTGAAGGGGATAGAGGCTACAACTTTAGGGTATTCAAAAGTTTAAAAAATAGATTTGGTTCTACCGGAGAACTTGCTGTCTTTGAAATGACAGATAGAGGACTTATAGAGGTTCCAAATCCTTCTGAGTTTTTCCTTTCGGAAAGACCTGTTGGGAAACCGGGGACTGTCGTTTTTGCTGGCATGGAAGGAAGTCGTCCTCTTCTTTTAGAGGTTCAAGCACTCGTTACTAGGGCTACCTTTTCAACTCCTCAAAGAAGGGCAAAAGGCATTGATGTTAACAGACTCTCTATAATAGTTGCTGTAATTGAAAAGGAGCTTGGGTATCCTTTGAGAAACTTTGATGTCTTTGTGAATATTGTAGGAGGTATCAGGGTAGATGAACCTGCAGTAGATTTACCGATTGCTGCTGCAATAGTTTCCAGCTACCTTGAAAGACCTGTCAAAGAGAGAGTTGTTCTTTTTGGAGAGGTTGGACTAACTGGAGAGGTAAGAAGAGTTAAGTTAGAGGAATTAAGAGTAAAAGAAGCTGAAAAAAACGGTTTTGAAGCTGTTTTGGATATTTCTTCAATCCTTGAGATACCTGAGAAAGTTTTGGAATAG
- the rpoC gene encoding DNA-directed RNA polymerase subunit beta': protein MSKKEIVFSEEPKTFDFDAIEIGLASPEKIREWSYGEVKLPETLNYRTLKPERDGLFCARIFGPIRDWECLCGKYRGSKYAGVVCDRCGVEVTLSKERRKRFGHIELAAPCTHIWYVKSVPSKIGALLGLSVREVERVVYFESYIVLDPGDEEETGLKKFQILTEEEYREKVEELGEDAFEVGIGAAGIKEALKRVDLEELAEELREEIKMYSGEISSINADLQKRLPNVFKAAVDTLSYYTGLSEDTIIGIVKNVLVVITDPGDSGLEKGQIIDYTEYKKLKEQFSIQAERGGKALDWYVEFLVEQGKIQSKELVKEEIRRAARKDTTEAKLKKLVRRLKIVESFLNSNNKPEWMVLEVLPVLPPELRPLVPLEGGRFATSDLNDLYRRVINRNNRLKRLIELDAPDIIIRNEKRMLQEAVDTLIDNGRRGRPVKSSKGHPLKSLSDVLRGKQGRFRQNLLGKRVDYSGRAVIVIGPELKMHQCGLPKVMALELFKPFIYRRLEEKGYANTVKQAKKMVERQEPEVWECLEEVIKEHPVLLNRAPTLHRVSIQAFEPVLVEGKAIQLHPLVCTAFNADFDGDQMAVHVPLSLEAQLEAYTLMLSTQNILSPAHGKPLAVPSQDMVLGLYYMTLEKEGAKGEGKAFSSIDEVLKALDLGEVDLHAKIKVRIPAHKSPSGKPEVIETTVGRVKFNTLLPENYPFVNKVMTKKAVAELIADIHKKLGNEITVDMLDRIKEAGFIQATLGGLSIGIDDLHIPPSKKELIEKAKKEVAEIEEGYRKGLLSKDERYNKIVDIWTRITEQVTKDMMDYMKNHDLDGRGRLPNDGRFNPVFMMLHSGARGNVTQIRQLAGMRGLMAKPSGEIIETPIISNFREGLTVLEYFISTHGARKGLADTALKTADAGYLTRRLADVAQDVIITMEDCGCDDGIEVSALIEAGEIVIPLSKRIAGRYAAEDIIDPLTGEVLVKKDEEISDEIAQRIEDLGIDKVKIRSVLTCRASFGVCAKCYGRDLARRRPVQLGEAVGIIAAQSIGEPGTQLTMRTFHIGGIAMRGAEASEYRAKHDGIVKIFDVNTIVDRNGNTIVINRAGKIAVVDEKTGKHLERYDLPYAAILRVKDGDKVQKGQILAEWDPHAIPILALKNGTVKYKDIIPGVTISENEPVVIEYRTLPYEPTVELLDDEGNVIDFYPLPVGARIMVKEGQKVEIGEQIARLPRKIGGTKDITGGLPRVAELFEARRPKDTAILAEISGKVYIETDKNKKIITILDPETGVKREYEVPKGKYIYVRTGDYVKAGEPLTDGQLNPHDILNILGERAVARFLLDEIQSVYRAQGVDINDKHFEVIIRKMLSKVRIEDAGDSNFLVEEIVDREEFERVRDQLFREGKRPPKARPVLTGITKAALSTDSFISAASFQETTRVLSEAAIAGKRDYLRGLKENVIIGRLIPAGTGRKEYRKVSWAPCEKATEN, encoded by the coding sequence GTGAGTAAGAAAGAGATCGTTTTCTCTGAAGAGCCAAAAACTTTTGATTTTGATGCAATAGAGATTGGACTTGCGTCTCCTGAGAAGATTAGAGAATGGTCTTACGGAGAAGTAAAGCTACCAGAGACCCTTAACTATAGAACTTTAAAGCCGGAAAGAGATGGTCTTTTCTGCGCAAGAATATTCGGTCCAATTAGAGATTGGGAATGTCTCTGTGGAAAGTATAGAGGTTCTAAATACGCAGGAGTAGTTTGTGATAGATGTGGTGTTGAAGTAACTCTTTCTAAAGAAAGAAGAAAAAGATTTGGACACATTGAGCTTGCAGCTCCTTGTACCCACATTTGGTACGTTAAGTCTGTGCCAAGCAAAATTGGAGCTCTTCTTGGACTTTCTGTAAGAGAAGTTGAAAGAGTAGTTTACTTTGAAAGCTATATTGTCCTTGACCCAGGAGATGAAGAAGAAACAGGTCTTAAGAAGTTTCAAATTCTTACTGAAGAAGAATATAGAGAAAAGGTAGAAGAACTTGGTGAAGATGCTTTTGAAGTTGGTATTGGGGCTGCTGGTATAAAAGAAGCCCTAAAGCGCGTAGATCTTGAAGAACTTGCAGAAGAGCTTCGTGAAGAAATTAAGATGTACTCCGGTGAGATTAGCTCCATCAATGCAGACCTTCAAAAAAGATTACCCAACGTCTTTAAAGCTGCAGTAGACACCCTTTCTTACTATACAGGCCTTTCTGAAGATACAATCATTGGTATCGTTAAAAACGTTCTTGTTGTTATTACCGACCCTGGAGATTCTGGACTCGAAAAAGGACAGATTATTGACTATACAGAGTACAAGAAACTAAAAGAACAGTTCAGCATTCAAGCTGAAAGGGGCGGAAAAGCTTTAGATTGGTATGTTGAGTTTTTAGTTGAACAAGGAAAGATTCAAAGCAAGGAGCTTGTAAAAGAAGAAATAAGAAGAGCAGCAAGAAAAGATACAACAGAAGCTAAGCTTAAAAAGCTCGTAAGACGTCTAAAGATCGTTGAATCATTCCTTAATTCAAACAATAAACCTGAATGGATGGTTCTTGAAGTTCTTCCAGTTCTTCCACCAGAACTTCGTCCTCTTGTTCCACTTGAAGGTGGAAGGTTTGCTACATCAGATCTTAACGACCTTTATAGAAGAGTTATAAACAGAAACAACAGACTTAAGAGACTCATCGAGCTTGATGCTCCAGATATCATTATTAGAAACGAAAAGCGTATGCTCCAAGAAGCTGTTGACACTCTTATAGATAACGGAAGAAGAGGAAGACCTGTTAAGAGTTCTAAAGGACACCCATTAAAGTCACTATCAGATGTTTTAAGAGGTAAGCAAGGTAGATTTAGACAAAACCTTCTTGGAAAACGTGTCGACTACTCAGGACGTGCCGTTATTGTTATCGGTCCAGAACTAAAGATGCATCAGTGCGGTCTTCCAAAGGTAATGGCTCTTGAACTGTTCAAACCTTTCATCTATAGAAGACTTGAAGAGAAAGGATATGCCAACACTGTAAAACAAGCTAAGAAAATGGTTGAAAGGCAGGAGCCTGAAGTTTGGGAGTGCTTGGAAGAAGTGATTAAAGAACACCCTGTTCTTCTAAACCGTGCTCCAACACTTCACAGAGTATCTATCCAAGCGTTTGAACCGGTTCTTGTAGAAGGTAAAGCTATTCAGCTTCACCCTCTCGTATGTACCGCGTTCAACGCGGACTTCGACGGTGACCAAATGGCAGTTCACGTTCCACTTTCTTTAGAGGCTCAGCTTGAAGCTTACACATTGATGCTATCTACCCAGAACATCTTATCCCCTGCTCACGGAAAGCCACTTGCAGTTCCATCTCAAGACATGGTTCTTGGTCTTTACTACATGACTCTTGAAAAAGAAGGTGCCAAGGGAGAAGGAAAGGCATTTTCTTCAATAGATGAAGTCCTAAAAGCTTTAGACCTTGGAGAAGTTGATCTTCACGCTAAGATAAAGGTAAGAATTCCTGCCCATAAGAGTCCTTCTGGAAAACCTGAGGTTATAGAAACAACTGTTGGAAGAGTTAAGTTCAATACACTACTTCCTGAAAACTACCCATTTGTTAACAAAGTAATGACAAAGAAAGCAGTAGCAGAACTTATTGCTGATATTCATAAGAAACTTGGAAACGAAATCACTGTCGATATGCTTGACAGAATTAAAGAGGCTGGTTTCATCCAAGCTACTCTTGGCGGACTATCAATTGGAATTGATGACCTACACATTCCACCTTCTAAGAAAGAGTTAATTGAGAAAGCTAAAAAAGAAGTTGCAGAAATAGAGGAAGGATACAGGAAAGGTCTCCTTTCTAAGGATGAACGTTACAACAAGATAGTTGACATCTGGACAAGGATTACAGAACAAGTTACAAAAGACATGATGGATTACATGAAAAACCATGACCTCGATGGTCGTGGAAGACTTCCAAACGACGGAAGATTTAACCCTGTATTCATGATGCTACACTCCGGAGCCCGTGGTAACGTTACACAGATTAGACAGCTTGCCGGTATGCGTGGTCTTATGGCTAAACCTTCCGGTGAAATTATCGAAACACCTATTATTTCTAACTTCCGTGAAGGTCTAACAGTTCTTGAGTACTTTATCTCCACACACGGTGCGAGAAAGGGTCTTGCAGATACAGCTCTAAAGACTGCCGACGCTGGATACCTTACAAGAAGACTTGCAGACGTTGCCCAAGATGTAATTATCACCATGGAAGACTGTGGATGCGATGACGGAATTGAAGTATCTGCTTTAATTGAAGCTGGAGAAATTGTTATTCCACTTTCCAAGAGAATTGCTGGAAGATACGCAGCTGAAGACATCATTGATCCTCTAACAGGAGAAGTTCTTGTTAAGAAAGATGAAGAAATAAGCGATGAAATAGCCCAAAGAATTGAAGACCTTGGAATAGATAAGGTTAAAATTAGATCTGTTCTTACTTGCCGTGCTTCTTTTGGAGTATGTGCCAAGTGTTACGGTAGAGACCTTGCAAGAAGAAGACCTGTTCAGCTTGGAGAAGCTGTTGGTATCATAGCAGCTCAGTCCATCGGTGAACCAGGAACTCAGCTCACCATGCGTACCTTCCACATTGGTGGTATCGCTATGCGTGGAGCTGAGGCCTCCGAATATAGAGCCAAACATGATGGTATCGTGAAGATTTTTGACGTAAACACAATAGTAGACAGAAATGGAAATACTATTGTTATCAACAGAGCCGGGAAGATAGCGGTAGTTGATGAAAAGACAGGAAAACACCTTGAAAGATACGATCTCCCATACGCTGCTATTTTAAGAGTAAAAGACGGAGACAAAGTTCAGAAAGGCCAAATTCTGGCTGAATGGGATCCTCACGCAATCCCAATTCTCGCTTTAAAGAACGGAACAGTTAAATACAAGGACATTATTCCGGGAGTTACCATTTCCGAAAATGAACCGGTCGTTATAGAGTACAGAACCTTACCTTACGAGCCAACAGTTGAACTTCTTGACGATGAAGGAAACGTTATTGACTTCTACCCACTTCCTGTTGGTGCAAGAATAATGGTCAAAGAAGGACAGAAAGTTGAAATTGGTGAACAGATTGCAAGACTTCCAAGAAAGATCGGCGGTACAAAGGACATTACAGGTGGTCTTCCAAGAGTAGCGGAACTCTTTGAAGCAAGAAGACCCAAAGATACTGCGATTTTGGCTGAAATCAGCGGAAAGGTTTACATTGAAACCGACAAGAACAAGAAGATTATTACAATCCTCGATCCAGAAACCGGCGTAAAAAGAGAATACGAAGTTCCAAAAGGTAAGTACATCTATGTAAGAACCGGTGACTACGTTAAGGCTGGAGAACCTCTTACAGACGGACAGCTCAATCCACACGACATTCTTAACATCCTAGGAGAAAGAGCTGTAGCAAGATTCTTACTTGATGAAATACAGTCCGTTTACCGTGCACAAGGAGTTGACATTAACGACAAACACTTTGAAGTAATCATCAGAAAGATGCTTTCAAAAGTAAGAATTGAGGATGCAGGAGATAGCAACTTCTTGGTTGAAGAAATCGTTGATAGGGAAGAGTTTGAAAGAGTCAGAGACCAACTCTTTAGGGAAGGTAAGAGACCTCCTAAGGCAAGACCTGTTTTAACAGGTATTACAAAAGCTGCTCTCTCCACAGACTCCTTTATCTCTGCTGCATCCTTCCAAGAAACAACAAGAGTTCTTTCTGAAGCAGCTATTGCCGGTAAGCGTGATTACCTAAGAGGTCTCAAAGAAAACGTTATTATCGGAAGACTTATCCCTGCAGGAACCGGAAGGAAGGAATATAGAAAAGTATCTTGGGCTCCTTGCGAAAAAGCTACTGAAAACTAA
- the rpoB gene encoding DNA-directed RNA polymerase subunit beta has product MGKIQKTASSSQKETLKSLPRKSFAKKKETFPIPDLLQFPFESYERFLQLNKAPDKRENVGLESAFRQAFPIIDEQTGVEIHYKGYEIGDWYCKCGKFQGLGGKGVVCPKCGMEVVFRPKYTPDECKERGIDYSAPLRVLFELHVWQKDPKTGEKIAPIIKENKMYFGEIPLMTERGTFIINGTEKVVVSQLHRSPGLFFKSEVSKTTQVARIIDIASIIPAMGSWLEFEIPHNEVFYAKIDRKRRFIGTYLLRAFGIKTDEEILKIFYGDNIETFRVENGEIVNVETGEVKASEELNGYYLVSDIIDPETGEVVQESYEELSTSSRKLPEGAEFKAVNTKATPYGAVIVNTLRKEKKDRVREKIEDPVVAAYIEIFRKVRPGDTTTVEGAKRLFETMFFSSKNYDLSRVGRAKINEKIYPKEKLSRLTREDLKSIEWLPPLRVAEDIQNKDGDIVVLKGTLITSEVALKLSSLPIGEIPVEPDYDDAGRILHKADIIGAVKALLEVHAGLREYDDIDHLGNRRVRGVGELAEIAFKSGLFKLEKAIREKLAVADIDSVMPQDLINPRTALNPLKEFFTLTSLCQFMDQTNPLAETTHKRRLSALGPGGLTRERAGFEVRDVHPSHYGRICPIETPEGQNIGLINSLTTYGRINWLGFLETPYRKVVNGKVTDEIVYMTADEEENYVIAQANAPVDENGYIAADTVMARHKAEFKLVKREEVQFMDVSPKQVFSVSSSLIPFLEHDDANRALMGSNMQRQAVPLIKTEAPLVGTGMEKEVALYSRAAVVAKRSGVVESVTADKIIIRVDPDEIEEGGLSVDTGFDVYELKKFQKSNQKTCINQRPIVRKGERVKKGQIIADGPSMENGELALGKNVLVAFMPWRGYNFEDAILVSERLLKDDVYTSIHIQEFECEAVETKLGREEITRDIPNVSESLLRNLDESGIVRIGTYVKPGDILVGKVTPKGEQVLTPEEKLLQAIFGEKAKGVKDSSLYVPHGVEGVVIDVKILSRKGEKKDPRTQLIEAEEKARLEREKQEEIALIKKDRDRKAAELILGKKVREDVYDAEGNLVLASGETITEDKVEQMVFFALRKPSIIDDEKTAEELKKIRLKAVDKIALVENIYEEKKAALEMGHDLPAGVNKKVKVYIATKRKLTVGDKMSGRHGNKGVISQIRPVEDMPFLEDGTPIDIVLNPLGVPSRMNVGQILEVHLGLAAKALGEKINKLLKESLQKVREEIKAIYNDERISKLIDSLSDDELREVAKKLAKGIRFESPIFNGAKEEEIKDLLKRAGLPETGRLKVYDGLTGEPFDQDVTVGYMYMLKLIHLADDKIHARSTGPYSLITQQPLGGKAQFGGQRFGEMEVWALEAYGAAYTLQEMLTVKSDDVEGRSRVYEAIVKGKYSFEPGLPESFNVLVRELKALALDVKFIKNIEEEE; this is encoded by the coding sequence ATGGGAAAAATCCAAAAAACAGCCTCATCCTCTCAAAAAGAAACTCTAAAATCCCTCCCAAGAAAAAGTTTTGCAAAGAAAAAAGAAACATTTCCAATTCCGGATCTCCTTCAATTTCCATTTGAATCTTATGAAAGATTTCTTCAATTAAACAAAGCACCAGATAAAAGAGAAAATGTAGGACTAGAATCTGCTTTTAGACAAGCATTCCCAATAATAGATGAACAAACAGGTGTTGAAATTCACTATAAAGGTTACGAAATAGGGGATTGGTACTGCAAGTGCGGAAAGTTTCAAGGACTCGGTGGAAAAGGAGTTGTTTGTCCAAAATGTGGAATGGAAGTTGTTTTCCGTCCAAAATACACTCCAGATGAATGTAAAGAAAGAGGAATTGACTATAGCGCTCCTCTAAGGGTTCTGTTTGAACTACATGTATGGCAAAAAGATCCAAAAACTGGAGAAAAAATAGCTCCAATTATTAAAGAAAACAAAATGTACTTTGGTGAAATTCCCCTTATGACAGAAAGGGGAACATTTATCATAAATGGAACAGAAAAAGTAGTTGTAAGCCAGCTTCATAGATCCCCGGGTCTCTTTTTCAAGAGTGAAGTATCAAAAACAACTCAAGTAGCAAGAATTATTGACATAGCAAGCATAATCCCTGCAATGGGATCATGGCTTGAGTTTGAAATTCCTCACAACGAAGTTTTCTACGCGAAAATAGATAGAAAGAGAAGATTTATTGGAACATACCTTCTAAGAGCATTTGGAATAAAAACAGATGAAGAAATTCTAAAAATCTTTTACGGTGATAATATAGAAACGTTTAGGGTAGAAAATGGAGAAATTGTAAACGTAGAAACTGGAGAAGTAAAAGCTTCTGAAGAACTAAATGGATATTACCTCGTTTCCGACATCATTGACCCAGAAACTGGAGAGGTTGTTCAGGAAAGTTACGAAGAACTTTCCACAAGTTCTAGAAAACTTCCAGAAGGAGCTGAATTTAAGGCTGTTAATACAAAAGCTACTCCTTACGGTGCAGTCATTGTAAATACATTAAGAAAGGAAAAGAAAGATAGAGTAAGAGAAAAGATAGAGGATCCTGTAGTAGCAGCTTACATAGAGATATTCAGAAAGGTTCGTCCTGGAGATACTACAACTGTAGAAGGTGCTAAAAGACTATTTGAAACCATGTTCTTCAGCTCCAAGAATTACGACCTTTCCCGTGTTGGTAGAGCTAAGATAAATGAAAAGATTTATCCAAAAGAAAAGCTTTCTCGTTTAACAAGGGAAGATTTAAAGTCTATAGAATGGTTACCTCCTCTTAGAGTTGCCGAAGATATCCAAAATAAAGACGGAGATATTGTAGTTCTAAAAGGAACTCTAATAACTTCCGAAGTAGCACTTAAGCTATCTTCTTTACCTATAGGCGAAATCCCTGTTGAACCTGATTACGATGACGCTGGAAGGATTCTACATAAAGCTGACATTATCGGTGCGGTAAAGGCACTTTTAGAAGTTCATGCAGGATTAAGGGAATACGACGATATAGATCACCTTGGAAACAGACGTGTTAGAGGTGTAGGTGAACTTGCTGAAATCGCCTTTAAATCTGGTCTCTTCAAACTAGAAAAAGCTATAAGGGAAAAACTTGCAGTTGCTGATATAGATTCTGTAATGCCACAAGATCTAATAAACCCAAGAACTGCTTTAAACCCTCTTAAGGAATTCTTTACACTTACATCTTTATGTCAATTTATGGATCAGACAAACCCACTTGCTGAAACAACCCACAAGAGACGTCTTTCTGCCCTTGGTCCAGGAGGTCTCACAAGGGAGAGAGCAGGTTTTGAGGTTCGTGACGTTCACCCATCCCACTATGGACGTATCTGTCCAATTGAAACTCCAGAAGGTCAAAACATTGGTCTTATCAACTCCCTAACAACTTACGGAAGAATTAACTGGCTTGGATTCCTTGAAACTCCTTACAGAAAAGTTGTTAACGGAAAAGTCACAGACGAAATCGTTTACATGACAGCAGACGAAGAAGAAAACTACGTAATTGCCCAAGCTAACGCTCCTGTTGATGAGAACGGCTACATTGCCGCCGATACCGTAATGGCAAGACATAAAGCCGAATTTAAGCTTGTAAAACGCGAAGAAGTCCAGTTTATGGACGTTTCACCAAAGCAGGTATTCTCTGTTTCTTCATCCTTAATTCCGTTCCTTGAACACGACGACGCTAACCGTGCCCTCATGGGTTCCAACATGCAACGTCAGGCAGTGCCTCTTATCAAAACTGAGGCACCTCTTGTTGGAACCGGAATGGAAAAAGAAGTAGCCCTTTACAGCCGTGCTGCAGTAGTAGCAAAACGTTCTGGAGTAGTTGAAAGCGTAACTGCTGACAAGATCATCATAAGAGTTGATCCAGATGAAATTGAAGAAGGCGGACTATCTGTAGATACAGGATTTGACGTTTACGAACTTAAGAAATTCCAAAAGTCTAACCAAAAGACCTGCATTAACCAAAGACCTATCGTTAGAAAGGGCGAAAGGGTTAAGAAAGGACAGATAATCGCTGATGGTCCTTCTATGGAAAATGGAGAACTTGCCCTTGGAAAGAACGTTCTTGTAGCATTTATGCCATGGCGCGGATACAACTTTGAGGACGCTATTTTAGTAAGTGAAAGACTTCTTAAAGATGACGTTTATACATCCATTCACATACAAGAGTTTGAATGTGAGGCAGTAGAAACAAAACTTGGTAGAGAGGAAATTACAAGGGACATTCCTAACGTTTCAGAATCTCTTCTTAGAAACCTTGATGAATCTGGAATTGTAAGAATTGGAACTTACGTTAAGCCTGGAGACATACTTGTTGGAAAGGTTACTCCGAAGGGAGAACAAGTTCTAACTCCAGAAGAAAAACTCTTACAGGCAATCTTTGGTGAAAAAGCAAAAGGTGTTAAAGATTCTTCTCTCTACGTTCCTCACGGTGTAGAAGGTGTTGTAATAGACGTCAAGATCCTCTCAAGAAAAGGTGAAAAGAAAGATCCAAGAACTCAGCTTATTGAAGCTGAAGAAAAGGCAAGACTTGAAAGAGAAAAGCAAGAAGAAATCGCTCTTATTAAGAAAGACAGAGACCGCAAGGCTGCTGAACTAATCTTAGGAAAGAAAGTAAGGGAAGACGTTTACGACGCAGAAGGAAACCTTGTTCTTGCAAGTGGAGAGACAATTACGGAAGACAAAGTAGAACAGATGGTCTTCTTTGCTCTTAGAAAACCTTCCATCATTGATGATGAGAAGACAGCTGAAGAACTCAAGAAGATAAGACTTAAAGCTGTTGATAAGATTGCCCTTGTTGAGAACATCTACGAAGAGAAGAAAGCTGCCCTTGAAATGGGGCATGACTTACCTGCTGGAGTTAACAAAAAGGTTAAAGTTTACATAGCAACTAAGCGTAAGCTTACCGTTGGTGACAAGATGTCAGGTCGCCACGGTAACAAGGGTGTTATCTCCCAAATTAGACCTGTTGAAGACATGCCATTCCTTGAAGATGGAACACCTATTGACATTGTTCTTAACCCACTCGGTGTTCCTTCCCGTATGAACGTTGGACAGATTTTAGAAGTTCACTTAGGACTTGCTGCTAAAGCTCTTGGAGAAAAGATAAACAAGCTCTTGAAGGAAAGCCTCCAAAAAGTTAGAGAAGAAATCAAAGCTATATACAATGATGAAAGAATTTCCAAACTTATAGACTCTCTTTCTGATGATGAACTAAGAGAAGTAGCTAAGAAACTCGCTAAAGGTATAAGATTTGAATCTCCTATCTTTAACGGTGCAAAGGAAGAAGAAATTAAAGACCTTCTAAAACGTGCAGGTCTTCCAGAAACCGGAAGGCTTAAAGTTTACGATGGTCTAACAGGAGAACCTTTTGACCAAGATGTAACCGTTGGTTATATGTACATGCTCAAACTCATCCACCTTGCTGATGACAAGATTCACGCCCGTTCTACAGGTCCATACTCTCTTATTACTCAACAGCCACTTGGGGGAAAGGCTCAGTTTGGTGGACAAAGATTTGGAGAAATGGAAGTTTGGGCACTTGAAGCATATGGAGCTGCTTACACACTCCAAGAGATGTTAACTGTTAAGTCTGACGACGTAGAGGGTAGATCAAGAGTTTACGAAGCCATAGTTAAAGGTAAATACTCCTTCGAACCAGGTCTTCCTGAGTCCTTTAACGTTCTCGTAAGGGAACTTAAAGCCCTTGCCCTTGATGTTAAGTTCATTAAGAACATTGAAGAGGAAGAATAA
- the rplL gene encoding 50S ribosomal protein L7/L12, whose protein sequence is MTKEQIIEAIKNMTVLELVDLINAIKEEFGVSDMPVVAAGPVAAAGAAAGAAAEEKTEFDVILKSPGAKKINVIKVVREITGLGLKEAKELVDGAPKPVKEGVSKEEAEEIKKKLEEAGAEVEIK, encoded by the coding sequence ATCACAAAAGAGCAAATCATCGAAGCTATCAAGAACATGACAGTTCTTGAGCTTGTTGATCTCATCAACGCTATCAAGGAAGAGTTTGGCGTATCTGACATGCCAGTAGTTGCTGCTGGACCTGTTGCTGCTGCTGGAGCTGCTGCTGGAGCTGCTGCAGAAGAGAAGACAGAATTTGACGTTATCCTCAAGTCTCCAGGTGCTAAGAAGATCAACGTTATCAAAGTTGTAAGAGAAATCACAGGACTTGGCCTCAAGGAAGCTAAGGAACTTGTTGACGGAGCTCCAAAGCCAGTTAAGGAAGGAGTATCTAAGGAAGAAGCTGAAGAAATCAAGAAGAAGCTTGAAGAAGCTGGTGCTGAAGTAGAAATCAAGTAA
- the rplJ gene encoding 50S ribosomal protein L10, with protein sequence MKTRKAKEQIVKEIKEKFQKASLVILTDFQGMTVAESNKLRRSLREAGAEYKVVKNTLMRHAYPGTPVEQIKDAFVGPTGIVFAFDDIVAAAKVLKEYFEDKESKLKFKAAVVEGKVADVEMIKQLASLPSREELLGQLAFTLKYPVNAIAWSLDNLFTKLVTVLENVKAEKESA encoded by the coding sequence TTGAAAACGAGAAAGGCTAAAGAACAAATAGTTAAGGAAATTAAAGAAAAATTTCAAAAGGCATCTCTTGTTATTCTTACAGATTTCCAGGGAATGACTGTTGCTGAAAGCAACAAGTTAAGAAGATCCTTAAGAGAAGCCGGTGCTGAATACAAAGTGGTTAAGAACACTCTTATGAGACACGCTTATCCTGGAACTCCAGTAGAACAAATTAAAGATGCTTTTGTTGGACCTACAGGAATTGTTTTTGCTTTTGATGACATTGTAGCAGCTGCAAAAGTTCTAAAAGAGTACTTTGAAGACAAAGAATCTAAGTTAAAGTTTAAAGCTGCTGTTGTTGAAGGTAAAGTAGCCGATGTTGAAATGATTAAGCAACTTGCTTCTCTACCTTCAAGAGAAGAACTACTTGGACAACTTGCATTTACGCTCAAGTATCCAGTCAACGCTATTGCTTGGTCTCTTGATAACCTATTTACAAAACTTGTTACTGTTCTTGAAAATGTTAAAGCTGAAAAGGAATCTGCTTAA